The genomic stretch TCAGTGGTGATACTTATATTAATCTATACATTTAAGTACGGTTGTAACTATAGGACAATTGGACAATTGCAAATTACATTATAAAAGTTCGGccaatatttcaaaataaccAAACAGTATGACAGATTTCAATATCACCGAAACTTATTTGaagtttttaaaagatgattCAGAAATGACAATGCCCATAGCGGCAATCGAAGCACTAGTAACCCTTTTGAGGTTGAAAAATCCTTCGACAGCAGCAGAAATGATCAACACCATCAAATCCGCTGCCGATGAGCTGACAAAATCCATTCCAAATTCCATTTCATTAAGAGCTGGTTGTGATGTGTTTATGAGATTcgtattaaaaaataccCATTTATATGGTGACTGGGAGAACTGTAAGAAacatttaattgaaaatggtCAATTGTTTATATCGAGAGCAAAGCAATCTCGTAAAAAAATTGCCAAAATGGGTGTAGATTTTATTTCAGACGATGATATTATTCTTATCCATGGGTTCTCAAGAGCCGTTTTCTCTTTATTAACAGAAGCCTCAAAAAATTTCGTTAGATTTAGATGTATTGTCACTGAATCTAGACCAACAAACCAAGGTACTCAAATGTATAAGGCATTGATTTCAAACGGAATTCCTGCTACGTTAATTGTCGATAGTGCAGTTGGTAGTATACTTCACAGAGTCAATAAAGTATTTGTCGGTGCCGAAGGTGTTGCAGAATCTGGCGGGGTTATTAATTTGGTTGGTACATATTCAATTGGTGTTTTGGCCAAAAATGCTGGGAAACCATTTTACGTCATCAGTGAAAGTCATAAATTCGTTAGAATGTTTCCATTATCCCCAGACGATTTACCAGGTGTAAAAGATTCTTtagatttttctttaacaaACAATAATCGCCATGCTAATGTTAGTGCTCTAAATGAAGGTATGGATGATAATGAACAAAATGACATCTTATGTGGCCCAATTGTAGACTACACCACTCAAGAATATATTACTGCATTAATTACAGATCTAGGTATTTTAACACCAAGTGCTGTTTCTGAAGAATTGATTAAAATGTGGTACGATTAgccattt from Henningerozyma blattae CBS 6284 chromosome 4, complete genome encodes the following:
- the GCN3 gene encoding translation initiation factor eIF2B subunit alpha (similar to Saccharomyces cerevisiae GCN3 (YKR026C); ancestral locus Anc_1.263), which produces MTDFNITETYLKFLKDDSEMTMPIAAIEALVTLLRLKNPSTAAEMINTIKSAADELTKSIPNSISLRAGCDVFMRFVLKNTHLYGDWENCKKHLIENGQLFISRAKQSRKKIAKMGVDFISDDDIILIHGFSRAVFSLLTEASKNFVRFRCIVTESRPTNQGTQMYKALISNGIPATLIVDSAVGSILHRVNKVFVGAEGVAESGGVINLVGTYSIGVLAKNAGKPFYVISESHKFVRMFPLSPDDLPGVKDSLDFSLTNNNRHANVSALNEGMDDNEQNDILCGPIVDYTTQEYITALITDLGILTPSAVSEELIKMWYD